A section of the Paramisgurnus dabryanus chromosome 4, PD_genome_1.1, whole genome shotgun sequence genome encodes:
- the LOC135750630 gene encoding NLR family CARD domain-containing protein 3-like, whose amino-acid sequence MSLDIKMKEDTETSSVLSCVSMKSNESMHLVPPNLSDKAMTSDLRQLCTEPNLLEETEDLHQHSHEPVDDVLQRVKDQHKTIMKNKYESLFEAIKLQENQTHLKRIYTQLYIIEGESEGVNEEHEVLHMEKNTRTQHLQDTTIYCNDIFKPLPEPEYKTEKRRERKDKIKSVLTKGIAGIGKTVSVQKFILDWAEGTANQDVDFMFVLPFRELNLIQDDQYSLHKLLLDFYPELQDLDSKIYDECKVVFIFDGLDENRMTLMFSDAKKVSEVTETSSVPVLIANFIKGDLLPSAFIWITSRPAAANQIPSKYINRLTEIQGFNDDQKEEYFRKRISDEHQASRIISHVRRSRSLHIMCHIPVFCWISSTVLQNILKQDNERTEIPKTLTEMYIHFLLIQMNMKNEKYDERDPEKLLQSNREVIVKLSELAFKQLMKGNVMFYEEELRESGIDITDASVYSGICTEIFKEESVMHQRKIYCFIHLSFQEFLAAFYAFYYYVIKNVDTIKFLDVVHSLHRKTIDKALQSENGHLDLFLRFLLGISLESNQRLLQDLLTHTVDTSETIRETITYIKDKIKHEQGLSAERSINLFLCLLEVNDQTLYREIEEFVRSDKHSEKKLSAAHCSAIAYMLQMSEEVLDELNLKKYNTTEEGRRRLIPAVSNCTRAILADCNLTAKSGEIVASCLQSLNSSVRDLDLSNNDLQDSGVKLISDALKSPDCKLEIMRLSGCMVTDEGCCYLASALSSNPSSHLRELDLSYNHPQHSGRQMLSQCTLDKLNLDHGEPIRISTGLKKYACDLTLDPNTAYNHLILSKDNRNVKHVDDPQPYPDHPDRFKDIWQVLCKESLTGRCYWEVEWDNWTRIAVTYKEINSKTVKSLFGLDEKSWCLFCTDEGFTTWHNTKKTDIPPPSLPSNRVGVYLDWSAGTLSFYSVSDTQTLTHLHTINTTFTQPLYAGFTIRYRASLCQIVSNHSEQAA is encoded by the exons ATGAGTCTTGATATAAAGATGAAGGAGGACACAGAAACATCTTCAGTGCTCAGTTGTGTGTCTATGAAGAGTAATGAATCAATGCATCTAGTTCCCCCTAATCTCAGTGATAAAGCAATGACCTCTGACCTCAGGCAGCTCTGCACAGAACCAAACCTGCTGGAGGAGACTGAAGACCTTCATCAGCATTCTCATGAACCAGTAGATGATGTTCTGCAGAGAGTCAAAGATCAACACAAAACCATCATGAAGAACAAGTATGAGAGTTTATTTGAGGCAATTAAACTCCAAGAGAATCAAACTCACCTGAAGAGGATTTACACACAACTGTACATCATAGAGGGAGAGAGTGAAGGAGTGAATGAAGAACATGAGGTTTTACACATGGAGAAAAACACCAGAACACAACACTTACAAGACACAACAATCTACTGCAATGACATCTTTAAACCCTTACCTGAACCAGAATATAAAACTGAGAAAAGAAGAGAGAGGAAAGACAAAATCAAGAGCGTTCTTACTAAAGGCATCGCTGGAATTGGAAAAACCGTCTCTGTACAGAAGTTCATTCTGGATTGGGCAGAAGGAACGGCCAATCAGGATgtagatttcatgtttgtgCTTCCGTTTCGAGAGCTGAACTTGATTCAAGATGATCAGTACAGTCTTCACAAACTTCTGCTTGACTTTTATCCTGAACTTCAAGATCTGGACTCAAAGATTTATGATGAGTGTaaagttgtgttcatctttGATGGTCTGGATGAAAACAGAATGACACTGATGTTTTCAGATGCTAAGAAAGTTTCTGAGGTGACTGAGACTTCATCAGTGCCTGTGTTGATAGCAAACTTCATAAAAGGAGATCTGCTTCCTTCTGCTTTCATCTGGATCACCTCCAGACCAgcagcagccaatcagatcCCATCTAAATACATCAACCGTCTCACAGAAATACAGGGATTCAATGACGATCAGAAGGAGGAATATTTCAGGAAGAGAATCAGTGATGAACATCAAGCCAGCAGAATCATCTCACACGTCAGAAGATCAAGAAGTCTCCACATCATGTGTCACATACCAGTCTTCTGTTGGATCTCATCCACTGTGCTTCAAAACATCCTGAAACAAGACAATGAGAGAACAGAAATCCCTAAAACTCTGACTGAAATGTACATCCACTTCCTGCTGATTCAGATGAATATGAAGAATGAGAAGTATGATGAGAGAGATCCAGAGAAACTCCTGCAGTCCAACAGAGAAGTGATTGTCAAACTGTCTGAACTGGCTTTCAAACAGCTGATGAAGGGTAATGTGATGTTTTATGAGGAGGAGCTGAGAGAGTCTGGCATAGACATCACTGACGCCTCAGTGTATTCTGGGATTTGTACTGAGATCTTTAAGGAGGAATCTGTGATGCATCAGAGGAAAATCTACTGCTTCATACATCTCAGCTTTCAGGAGTTTCTGGCTGCATTTTATGCGTTTTACTATTATGTCATAAAAAATGTCGACACAATAAAGTTTCTTGATGTTGTTCATAGTCTGCACAGAAAGACCATAGATAAAGCTCTTCAGAGTGAAAATGGACATCTGGATCTTTTCCTGCGATTCCTGCTGGGCATCTCACTGGAGTCCAATCAGAGACTCTTACAGGATCTACTGACACACACGGTGGACACCTCAGAAACAATCAGGGAAACTATTACATATATCAAAGACAAAATCAAGCATGAACAGGGTCTCTCAGCTGAAAGATCCATCAATCTGTTTCTGTGTCTTCTTGAAGTGAATGATCAGACTCTGTACAGAGAGATTGAGGAGTTTGTGAGATCAGACAAACACTCAGAGAAGAAACTCTCTGCTGCTCACTGTTCAGCAATAGCCTACATGCTTCAGATGTCAGAGGAGGTGCTGGATGAGCTGAATCTGaagaaatacaacacaacagagGAGGGAAGAAGAAGACTCATACCAGCTGTCAGCAACTGCACACGAGCTAT ACTTGCTGATTGTAATCTCACTGCCAAGTCCGGTGAAATTGTGGCTTCATGTCTTCAATCCTTAAACTCCTCTGTGAGAGATCTGGACCTGAGTAACAATGACCTGCaggattcaggagtgaagctcaTCTCTGATGCTCTCAAGAGTCCAGACTGTAAACTAGAGATAATGAG ATTATCAGGTTGTATGGTGACAGATGAAGGTTGTTGTTATTTGGCTTCAGCTCTGAGTTCAAACCCATCATCACACCTGAGAGAGCTGGATCTGAGCTACAATCACCCACAACACTCAGGACGGCAGATGCTCTCTCAGTGTACACTGGACAAACTCAA tttGGATCACGGAGAGCCTATCCGGATTTCAACAGgactaaaaaaat ATGCCTGTGATCTCACACTGGATCCAAACACAGCATACAACCATCTCATACTGTCTAAGGACAACAGAAATGTGAAACATGTTGATGATCCACAGCCGTATCCTGATCATCCAGACAGATTTAAAGATATTTGGCAGGTTCTGTGTAAAGAGAGTTTGACTGGACGCTGTTACTGGGAAGTTGAATGGGATAACTGGACTCGTATAGCAGTGACATATAAAGAAATCAACAGCAAAACAGTGAAAAGTTTGTTTGGGCTTGATGAAAAGTCCTGGTGTCTTTTCTGTACTGATGAAGGATTTACCACCTGGCACAATACTAAGAAAACAGACATACCTCCTCCTTCACTTCCATCTAATAGAGTAGGAGTTTATCTGGACTGGTCAGCGGGCACTCTGTCCTTCTACAGTGTCTCTGATACACAAACActcacacacttacacacaatcAACACAACATTCACACAACCTCTGTATGCGGGATTTACGATTCGTTACAGAGCATCTCTGTGTCAGATTGTGAGCAATCATTCAGAGCAGGCAGCTTAG
- the LOC135750694 gene encoding NLR family CARD domain-containing protein 3-like encodes MEEDTETSSVLSCVSMKSNESMHLVPPYLSDKAMTSDLRQLRTEPNLLEETKDLHQDSHEPVDDVLQRVRDQHKTLMKNRYESLFEAIKLQENQTHLKRIYTQLYIIEGESEGVNEEHEVLHMEKNTRTQHLQDTTIYCNDIFKPLPEPEYKTEKRRERKDKIKSVLTKGIAGIGKTVSVQKFILDWAEGTANQDVDFMFVFPFRELNLIQDDQYSLHKLLLDFHPELQDLDSKIYDECKVVFIFDGLDENRMTLMFTEAEKVSEVTETSSVPVLIANLIKGDLLPSALIWITSRPAAANQIPSKYINRLTEIQGFNDDQKEEYFRKRISDEHQASRIISHVRRSRSLHIMCHIPVFCWISSTVLQNILKQVNERAEIPKTLTEMYIHFLLIQMNMKNEKYDERDPEKLLQSNREVIVKLSELAFKQLMKGNVMFYEEELRESGIDITDASVYSGICTEIFKEEFVMHQRKIYCFIHLSFQEFLAAFYAFYYYVIKNVDTIKFLDVVQSLHRKTIDKALQSENGHLDLFLRFLLGISLESNQRLLQDLLTHTVDTSETIRETITYIKDKIKHEQGLSAERSINLYLCLLEVNDQTLYREIEEFVRSDKHSEKKLSAAHCSAIAYMLQMSEEVLDELNLKKYNTTQEGRRRLIPAVSNCTRAILADCNLTVESCKMLSSCIRSSNSPVRDLDVSNNDLQDSGVKLISDALKSPDCKLHTLRLSGCMVTDEGCCYLASALSSNPSSHLRELDLSYNHPQHSGRQMLSQILNDTNCALIKLNVDHGGEFRITAGPRKYACDLTLDPNTANPHLILSEDNKKVTHVEDPQPYPDHPDRFKDVLQVLCKESLTGRCYWEVEWDKWTRIAVTYKEIREKGKAVNNLFGLDDKSWCLFCTDEGFTTWHNNKKTDIPPPSPPTNRVGVYLDWSAGTLSFYSVSDTLTLTHINTINTTFTQPLYAGFDVYYGASLCQI; translated from the exons ATGGAGGAGGACACAGAAACATCTTCAGTGCTCAGTTGTGTGTCTATGAAGAGTAATGAATCAATGCATCTAGTTCCCCCTTATCTAAGTGATAAAGCAATGACCTCTGACCTCAGGCAGCTCCGCACAGAACCAAACCTGCTGGAGGAGACTAAAGACCTTCATCAGGATTCTCATGAACCAGTAGATGATGTTCTGCAGAGAGTCAGAGATCAACACAAAACCCTCATGAAGAACAGGTATGAGAGTTTATTTGAGGCAATTAAACTTCAAGAGAATCAAACTCACCTAAAGAGGATTTACACACAACTGTACATCATAGAGGGAGAGAGTGAAGGAGTGAATGAAGAACATGAGGTTTTACACATGGAGAAAAACACCAGAACACAACACTTACAAGACACAACAATCTACTGCAATGACATCTTTAAACCCTTACCTGAACCAGAATATAAAACTGAGAAAAGAAGAGAGAGGAAAGACAAAATCAAGAGCGTTCTTACTAAAGGCATCGCTGGAATTGGAAAAACCGTCTCTGTGCAGAAGTTTATTCTGGATTGGGCAGAGGGAACAGCCAATCAGGATgtagatttcatgtttgtgTTTCCGTTTCGAGAGCTGAACTTGATTCAAGATGATCAGTACAGTCTTCACAAACTTCTGCTTGACTTTCATCCTGAACTTCAAGATCTGGACTCAAAGATTTATGATGAGTGTaaagttgtgttcatctttGATGGTCTGGATGAAAACAGAATGACACTGATGTTTACAGAAGCTGAGAAAGTTTCTGAGGTGACTGAGACTTCATCAGTGCCTGTGTTGATAGCAAACCTTATAAAAGGAGATCTGCTTCCCTCTGCTCTCATCTGGATCACCTCCAGACCAgcagcagccaatcagatcCCATCTAAATACATCAACCGTCTGACAGAAATCCAGGGATTCAATGACGATCAGAAGGAAGAATATTTCAGGAAGAGAATCAGTGATGAACATCAAGCCAGCAGAATCATCTCACACGTCAGAAGATCAAGAAGTCTCCACATCATGTGTCACATACCAGTCTTCTGTTGGATCTCATCCACTGTGCTTCAAAACATCCTGAAACAAGTCAATGAGAGAGCAGAAATCCCTAAAACTCTGACTGAAATGTACATCCACTTCCTGCTGATTCAGATGAATATGAAGAATGAGAAGTATGATGAGAGAGATCCAGAGAAACTCCTGCAGTCCAACAGAGAAGTGATTGTCAAACTGTCTGAACTGGCTTTCAAACAGCTGATGAAGGGTAATGTGATGTTTTATGAAGAGGAGCTGAGAGAGTCTGGCATAGACATCACTGACGCCTCAGTGTATTCTGGGATTTGTACTGAGATCTTTAAGGAGGAATTTGTGATGCATCAGAGGAAAATCTACTGCTTCATACATCTCAGCTTTCAGGAGTTTCTGGCTGCATTTTATGCGTTTTACTATTATGTCATAAAAAATGTCGACACAATAAAGTTTCTTGATGTTGTTCAGAGTCTGCACAGAAAGACCATAGATAAAGCTCTTCAGAGTGAAAATGGACATCTGGATCTTTTCCTGCGATTCCTACTGGGCATCTCACTGGAGTCCAATCAGAGACTCTTACAGGATCTACTGACACACACGGTGGACACCTCAGAAACAATCAGGGAAACTATTACATATATCAAAGACAAAATCAAGCATGAACAGGGTCTCTCAGCTGAAAGATCCATCAATCTGTATCTGTGTCTTCTTGAAGTGAATGATCAGACTCTGTACAGAGAGATTGAGGAGTTTGTGAGATCAGACAAACACTCAGAGAAGAAACTCTCTGCTGCTCACTGTTCAGCAATAGCCTACATGCTTCAGATGTCAGAGGAGGTGCTGGATGAGCTGAATCTGaagaaatacaacacaacacagGAGGGGAGAAGAAGACTCATACCAGCTGTCAGCAACTGCACACGAGCTAT ACTTGCTGACTGTAATCTCACGGTTGAGTCCTGTAAAATGTTGTCTTCATGTATCAGATCCTCAAACTCACCTGTGAGAGATCTGGATGTGAGTAACAATGACCTGCaggattcaggagtgaagctcaTCTCTGATGCTCTCAAGAGTCCAGACTGTAAACTACACACTCTGAG ATTATCAGGTTGTATGGTGACAGATGAAGGTTGTTGTTATTTGGCTTCAGCTCTGAGTTCAAACCCATCATCACACCTGAGAGAGCTGGATCTGAGCTACAATCACCCACAACACTCAGGACGGCAGATGCTCTCTCAGATACTCAATGATACAAACTGCGCACTCATCAAACTTAA TGTGGATCATGGAGGAGAGTTCAGAATTACAGCAGGACCACGCAAAT ATGCCTGTGATCTCACACTGGATCCAAACACAGCAAACCCTCATCTCATATTGTCTGAGGACAACAAGAAGGTTACACATGTAGAAGATCCTCAGCCGTATCCTGATCATCCAGATagatttaaagatgttttgcaGGTTCTGTGTAAAGAGAGTTTGACTGGACGCTGTTACTGGGAAGTTGAATGGGATAAATGGACTCGTATAGCAGTGACCTATAAAGAaatc agagagaaagg TAAAGCAGTGAATAATTTGTTTGGGCTTGATGATAAGTCCTGGTGTCTTTTCTGTACTGATGAAGGATTTACCACCTGGCACAATAATAAGAAAACAGACATACCTCCTCCTTCACCTCCAACTAATAGAGTAGGAGTTTATCTGGACTGGTCAGCGGGCACTCTGTCCTTCTACAGCGTCTCTGATACACTAACActcacacacataaacacaatcaaCACAACATTCACACAACCTTTATATGCTGGATTTGATGTTTATTATGGAGCATCTCTGTGTCAGATTTAA